The proteins below come from a single Caulobacter segnis ATCC 21756 genomic window:
- a CDS encoding DUF6285 domain-containing protein, giving the protein MISHPTAAELSEAIATFDAQPAASGDARHAFLARVADNARATVAREVELGARLEAEAIDRLRALLAQDGGLAALNAALCEALRRGEVSPRDPAVLAHLRATAIGQIRIDQPTYGGLEALLAGD; this is encoded by the coding sequence ATGATCAGCCACCCGACCGCGGCGGAGCTTTCAGAGGCGATCGCGACCTTCGACGCTCAGCCGGCCGCGTCGGGCGATGCGCGCCACGCCTTCCTGGCCCGCGTCGCCGACAACGCCCGGGCCACGGTGGCGCGGGAGGTCGAGCTTGGCGCGCGACTGGAGGCCGAGGCGATCGACCGCCTCAGAGCATTGCTGGCGCAAGACGGCGGCCTCGCCGCGCTGAATGCGGCCCTCTGCGAGGCGTTGAGGCGCGGCGAGGTTTCGCCCCGGGACCCAGCCGTGCTGGCCCACCTGCGCGCCACGGCGATCGGACAGATCCGGATCGACCAGCCGACCTACGGCGGTCTGGAGGCCCTACTGGCCGGCGACTGA
- a CDS encoding phosphotransferase family protein: protein MDVAAALDRLAPRLSPAATGAKNAHRLSGGASLETWAFDLDDGTPLILRRRPDGALPRDTALPLASEAALIRAANAAGAPTPSVVRVCEPGDGLGEAYVMRRLEGETLGRRIVRDEAFADVRPGLARRCGEVLARIHAIPTQGSPPLATSDARGELARYEGLYRQMGAQRPILEAAFRWLESIAPPPPERPVLVHGDFRNGNLMIHPQRGLIGVLDWELAHLGDPAEDLGWMCVNSWRFGEWRKPVGGFGDYADLLAGHGGDISLERVQFWQALGSLKWGVMCLMMYQSFAAGADRSIERAMIGRRTSETEIDLVALMEAA, encoded by the coding sequence ATGGATGTCGCCGCCGCCCTGGACCGCCTCGCCCCACGCCTGTCGCCCGCCGCGACGGGCGCCAAGAACGCCCACCGACTGTCGGGCGGCGCGAGCCTCGAGACCTGGGCCTTCGACCTGGACGACGGGACGCCGCTGATCCTGCGGCGAAGGCCCGACGGCGCCTTGCCGCGCGACACCGCCCTGCCGCTGGCCAGCGAAGCCGCCCTGATCCGAGCCGCGAATGCGGCGGGCGCGCCCACGCCCAGCGTCGTCCGCGTGTGCGAGCCAGGCGATGGCCTCGGCGAGGCCTATGTGATGCGCCGCCTGGAAGGCGAGACCCTGGGCCGCCGGATTGTTCGAGACGAAGCCTTCGCGGACGTCCGTCCGGGCTTGGCCCGACGTTGCGGCGAGGTGCTGGCCCGGATCCACGCCATTCCGACTCAGGGTTCGCCGCCGCTCGCCACTTCAGACGCGCGGGGCGAACTAGCGCGCTACGAGGGGCTTTACCGGCAGATGGGCGCACAGCGTCCGATCCTCGAAGCCGCCTTTCGCTGGCTGGAGAGCATCGCGCCGCCGCCACCCGAACGCCCCGTGCTGGTCCACGGCGACTTCCGGAATGGCAATCTGATGATTCACCCGCAGCGCGGCCTCATTGGGGTGCTGGACTGGGAGCTGGCTCACCTGGGCGATCCCGCCGAGGACCTGGGCTGGATGTGCGTCAATTCGTGGCGGTTCGGCGAATGGCGAAAGCCGGTCGGCGGTTTCGGCGACTATGCCGACCTGCTGGCCGGCCATGGCGGCGACATCAGCCTGGAGCGCGTCCAGTTCTGGCAGGCGCTGGGCTCGCTGAAGTGGGGCGTCATGTGCCTGATGATGTACCAGAGCTTCGCGGCGGGGGCCGACCGCTCGATCGAGCGCGCCATGATCGGCCGACGGACCAGCGAGACCGAGATCGACCTCGTCGCGCTGATGGAGGCCGCATGA
- a CDS encoding DUF808 domain-containing protein yields MPSGLAALLDDVAGITKLAAASLDDVTGAASKAGSKAVGVVVDDTAVTPGYAMGFTPDRELPIVWKIALGSLRNKLLFLLPGAMLLSAFAPWAVTPILMCGGAYLAFEATEKILEAFTPQHEGEAIEELALSGPELEKQKVTGAIRTDFILSAEIMAIALADVSDKPLAIQAGALALVGVLLTIGVYGVVALIVKMDDIGLHLSRGKAKSLRGFGRGLVKAMPWTMEALTVIGTAAMLWVGGGIIVHGLEHFHLTPVPHWVEGFSHWAGQAPGVGVLTGWLAFALGSAVVGLAIGGVLAGVMHLWHHRKGAAAH; encoded by the coding sequence ATGCCCTCCGGTCTCGCCGCGCTGCTCGATGACGTCGCCGGCATCACCAAGCTCGCCGCGGCCTCGCTGGACGACGTGACGGGGGCGGCCAGCAAGGCGGGCTCCAAGGCCGTGGGCGTGGTCGTCGACGACACCGCCGTCACCCCGGGCTACGCCATGGGCTTCACGCCCGACCGCGAGCTGCCGATCGTCTGGAAGATCGCGCTGGGCTCGCTGCGCAACAAGCTCCTGTTTCTGCTGCCCGGCGCCATGCTGCTGTCGGCCTTTGCGCCGTGGGCGGTGACGCCGATCCTGATGTGCGGCGGCGCCTATCTGGCCTTCGAGGCCACCGAGAAGATTCTGGAGGCTTTCACGCCCCAGCATGAGGGCGAGGCGATCGAGGAATTGGCGCTGAGCGGGCCTGAACTCGAAAAGCAGAAGGTGACCGGCGCCATCCGCACCGACTTCATCCTGTCGGCGGAGATCATGGCCATCGCGCTGGCCGACGTCTCCGACAAGCCGCTGGCCATTCAGGCTGGCGCCCTGGCTCTGGTTGGCGTGCTCCTGACGATCGGCGTCTACGGCGTCGTCGCCTTGATCGTGAAGATGGACGACATCGGCCTGCATCTTTCGCGCGGCAAGGCCAAGAGCCTGCGCGGCTTTGGCCGGGGTCTGGTCAAGGCGATGCCGTGGACCATGGAAGCCCTGACCGTGATCGGCACGGCGGCTATGCTGTGGGTCGGTGGCGGCATTATCGTCCACGGCCTGGAGCACTTCCACCTGACGCCGGTGCCGCACTGGGTCGAGGGCTTCTCGCACTGGGCTGGCCAGGCGCCGGGCGTGGGCGTATTGACGGGCTGGCTGGCCTTCGCGCTCGGCTCGGCGGTCGTCGGCTTGGCGATCGGCGGCGTGCTGGCCGGTGTCATGCACCTCTGGCATCACCGCAAGGGCGCGGCGGCGCACTAG
- the recG gene encoding ATP-dependent DNA helicase RecG, with the protein MRPEILFPLFTSVSTLKGVGPRVAPLLEKLAGPIVRDVLFTAPTGLIRRSVTTVDQAVEGQVQTFVVTIDTHQPPHRLGQPWKIRAWDGTGFLTLIWFKGHGPHLERQHPKGARRAVSGKVERPEGFASELQIAHPDYIVAEERAGDIPDVETVYPATAGLPSRTFRKFALEALERAPDLPEWQDAAWRERERLPGWREALAALHAPASEADLSPLARPRRRLAYDELLAHQLAMAQRKASRRAHPGPVIRGGPLSEAAEKALPFKLTSAQIRSLSEIRGDLASGERMSRLLQGDVGSGKTVVAMLAMADAASAGLQSALMAPTEILARQHFETIAAPLAALGLSVILLTGRDKGAGRAAKLAGLADGAHQIAVGTHALFQDDVAFKALALTIIDEQHRFGVNERRRLQDKGPPDVDWGVHLLAMSATPIPRTLELTVFGDLDVSRIDEKPPGRTPVATRAAPTPRVPEIVERLRAAIAGGAQAFWICPLVSESEKVDLRAAEDRAADLARHLPGVGLVHGQMPPAEKDAVMQRFVDGEVSVLVATTVVEVGVNVPNASIMVIEHADRFGLAQLHQLRGRVGRGTRESSCVLLYDPPLSEVAQKRLDILRRSDDGFEIAERDLELRGGGDPLGLKQSGFPAYRLADPVAHRDLIAVAADDARLILARDPELTSPRGQALRMLQELFDWKPVSALNEAG; encoded by the coding sequence ATGCGCCCGGAGATTCTCTTTCCCCTGTTCACCTCGGTGTCCACGCTCAAGGGCGTGGGCCCGCGCGTCGCGCCGCTGCTTGAGAAGCTGGCCGGGCCGATCGTGCGCGACGTTCTGTTCACCGCCCCCACGGGCCTGATCCGCCGGAGCGTCACGACGGTCGACCAGGCGGTCGAGGGCCAGGTGCAGACCTTCGTGGTCACCATCGACACCCACCAGCCGCCGCATCGCCTGGGGCAGCCCTGGAAGATCCGCGCCTGGGACGGGACGGGGTTCCTGACGCTGATCTGGTTCAAGGGCCACGGTCCGCACCTGGAGCGCCAGCACCCGAAGGGCGCGCGCAGGGCGGTCAGCGGCAAGGTCGAGCGCCCTGAGGGCTTCGCCTCGGAACTTCAGATCGCCCATCCCGACTACATCGTCGCCGAGGAGCGCGCCGGCGACATTCCCGATGTCGAGACCGTCTATCCGGCCACCGCCGGCCTTCCCTCACGCACATTCCGCAAGTTCGCCCTCGAAGCGCTGGAGCGCGCGCCGGACCTCCCGGAATGGCAGGACGCCGCCTGGCGTGAGCGCGAACGCCTGCCCGGCTGGCGCGAGGCCCTGGCGGCGTTGCATGCGCCCGCCAGCGAAGCCGACCTGTCGCCGCTGGCCCGCCCGCGCCGACGCCTGGCCTATGACGAGCTCCTGGCTCACCAGTTGGCCATGGCCCAGCGCAAGGCCTCCCGGCGCGCGCATCCAGGCCCCGTCATTCGTGGCGGACCGCTGTCGGAAGCCGCCGAAAAGGCCCTGCCCTTCAAGCTGACCAGCGCCCAGATTCGGAGCCTGTCCGAGATTCGCGGCGACCTCGCTTCCGGCGAGCGGATGAGCCGGTTGCTGCAAGGCGACGTCGGCTCGGGCAAGACCGTGGTCGCCATGCTGGCCATGGCCGACGCCGCCAGCGCAGGTCTGCAGTCGGCCCTGATGGCGCCGACCGAAATCCTGGCGCGCCAGCACTTCGAGACCATCGCCGCGCCGCTGGCGGCGCTGGGCCTGTCGGTGATCCTGCTGACCGGCCGCGACAAGGGTGCTGGTCGCGCGGCCAAGCTGGCCGGCCTCGCCGATGGAGCCCACCAGATCGCCGTCGGCACCCACGCGCTCTTCCAGGACGACGTCGCCTTCAAGGCCCTGGCCCTCACCATCATCGACGAGCAGCACCGCTTCGGCGTCAACGAGCGCCGCCGCCTTCAGGACAAGGGCCCGCCCGACGTCGACTGGGGCGTCCACCTGCTGGCCATGTCGGCCACGCCCATTCCGCGCACTCTGGAGCTGACGGTGTTCGGCGACCTCGACGTCTCGCGCATCGACGAGAAGCCGCCCGGCCGCACGCCGGTCGCCACCCGCGCCGCGCCGACGCCGCGCGTGCCCGAGATCGTCGAGCGCCTACGCGCGGCCATCGCCGGCGGCGCCCAGGCCTTCTGGATTTGCCCCCTGGTCTCGGAGTCCGAGAAGGTCGACCTGCGCGCGGCCGAGGACCGCGCCGCCGACCTCGCCCGCCATCTGCCAGGAGTCGGCCTCGTCCACGGCCAGATGCCGCCGGCCGAGAAGGACGCGGTCATGCAGCGCTTCGTCGACGGCGAGGTCAGCGTGCTGGTCGCCACCACGGTCGTCGAGGTTGGGGTCAACGTCCCCAACGCCAGCATCATGGTCATCGAGCACGCCGACCGCTTCGGCCTGGCCCAACTGCACCAACTGCGCGGCCGTGTCGGCCGGGGGACGCGGGAAAGCTCGTGCGTGCTGCTCTACGATCCGCCGCTGTCGGAAGTGGCCCAGAAGCGGCTCGACATCCTGCGCCGCAGCGACGACGGCTTCGAGATCGCCGAGAGGGACCTGGAGCTGCGCGGCGGCGGTGATCCGCTGGGCCTGAAGCAGAGCGGCTTTCCCGCCTATCGCCTGGCCGACCCCGTCGCGCACCGCGACTTGATCGCTGTCGCGGCCGACGACGCTCGGCTCATCCTGGCGCGTGACCCCGAGCTCACCTCGCCGCGCGGCCAGGCGCTGCGGATGCTGCAGGAACTGTTCGACTGGAAGCCGGTCTCGGCGCTGAACGAAGCGGGCTAG
- a CDS encoding amino acid ABC transporter ATP-binding protein: MSAIDAKGLKKSFGDTPVLAGVDLTVSPGEVVAIIGPSGSGKSTLLRCLAGLEALNDGALTIAGVTAGGKSPLAKTLNGRVGFVFQGFNLFPHRTALENVIEGPIVVRKTPPAEARAKGLAMLEKVGLSDRANAYPSALSGGQQQRCAIARALAMDPEVILFDEPTSALDPELVGEVLAVIRDLAVERRTMIIVTHQMDFARDVADRTIFMDGGVIVEQGPSRSLLASPREERTRRFLARSGVLQ; the protein is encoded by the coding sequence ATGAGCGCGATCGACGCCAAGGGCCTGAAGAAGAGCTTCGGCGACACCCCTGTTCTGGCGGGTGTCGACCTCACGGTCTCGCCGGGCGAGGTGGTGGCGATCATCGGCCCCAGCGGCTCGGGCAAGAGCACCCTGCTGCGCTGCCTGGCGGGGCTGGAGGCCCTGAACGACGGCGCGCTGACGATCGCGGGCGTCACGGCCGGCGGCAAGTCCCCGCTCGCCAAGACCCTGAACGGCCGGGTCGGCTTCGTCTTCCAGGGCTTCAACCTTTTCCCGCACCGCACGGCGCTGGAGAACGTCATCGAAGGCCCGATCGTGGTCCGCAAGACGCCGCCCGCCGAAGCGCGCGCCAAGGGCCTGGCGATGCTGGAGAAGGTCGGCCTTTCGGATCGCGCCAACGCCTATCCGTCCGCCCTGTCCGGCGGCCAACAGCAGCGCTGCGCCATCGCCCGGGCGCTGGCCATGGATCCCGAGGTCATCCTGTTCGACGAGCCGACCTCGGCGCTCGACCCCGAACTGGTGGGCGAGGTCCTGGCGGTGATCCGCGATCTGGCGGTCGAGCGCCGGACCATGATCATCGTCACCCACCAGATGGATTTCGCGCGCGATGTCGCGGACCGTACGATTTTCATGGACGGCGGCGTGATCGTGGAGCAAGGACCTTCACGCTCGCTTCTCGCCTCGCCGCGCGAGGAGCGGACGCGGCGTTTCCTGGCCAGATCGGGCGTGTTGCAGTAG
- the tcyL gene encoding cystine ABC transporter permease codes for MDTGLDLLRQSAPLLLKGAGYTVLLSVIGMGVGVVLGFGLALMRLSRTPLLRWPAGVYVSAFRGTPLLVQLFLIYYGLPQFGIEMPALVAAGIGFSLNVAAYACEILRSAIAAVDKGQWEAATVLGMSRGQTLRRVILPQAARTAVAPLSNSFISLVKDTSLAATIQVPELFRQTQLITARTYEIFTMYLAAAAIYWIVSTVLAAGQHRLERRASEGRR; via the coding sequence ATGGACACCGGCCTTGATCTTCTGCGCCAGTCCGCGCCGCTGCTGCTGAAGGGGGCGGGCTACACCGTCCTGCTCAGCGTCATCGGCATGGGCGTCGGCGTCGTGCTGGGCTTTGGCCTGGCCCTCATGCGCCTGTCGCGGACGCCGCTGCTGCGTTGGCCCGCCGGCGTCTACGTCTCGGCGTTCCGAGGCACGCCGCTGCTGGTTCAGCTGTTCCTGATCTATTACGGCCTGCCGCAGTTCGGGATCGAGATGCCAGCTCTGGTGGCCGCCGGGATCGGCTTCTCGCTGAACGTCGCCGCCTACGCCTGCGAGATCCTGCGCAGCGCCATCGCGGCCGTCGACAAGGGCCAGTGGGAGGCCGCGACGGTCCTGGGCATGAGCCGGGGCCAGACTCTGCGGCGCGTGATCCTGCCCCAGGCCGCCCGCACCGCCGTCGCGCCGCTGTCGAACAGCTTCATCAGCCTGGTCAAGGACACCTCCCTGGCCGCCACCATCCAGGTGCCGGAACTGTTCCGCCAGACCCAGCTGATCACCGCCCGGACCTACGAGATCTTCACGATGTATCTGGCCGCGGCGGCCATCTACTGGATCGTCTCCACGGTGCTGGCCGCGGGCCAGCACCGCCTGGAGCGCCGCGCCTCGGAGGGCCGTCGATGA
- the tcyJ gene encoding cystine ABC transporter substrate-binding protein — protein sequence MRFPARRAVISGLGLALLAACGKKPDSDVSGWDRIKASGTLRIGLEGTYPPFNFQGADGQLTGFEVDFAKALAAQLGLKPEFRPAPFAGLLGALESGRVDVVINQITITPDRKDKYDFSEPYTISGIQIITLKAKPGPSNPDELAGKKVGVGLGTNYEQWLRANVPTADVRTYDDDPTKYQDLKAGRIDAVLNDRLVAADFVKTSPEFVASGPPFAAQGAGVAMKKDAALKVIIDQAIDALRASGKLSAMSQQWFGMDVTR from the coding sequence GCCCGACAGCGACGTCAGCGGCTGGGACCGGATCAAGGCGTCGGGGACGCTGCGCATCGGTCTGGAAGGCACCTATCCGCCTTTCAACTTCCAAGGCGCCGACGGCCAGCTGACCGGCTTCGAGGTCGACTTCGCCAAGGCGCTGGCCGCGCAGCTGGGCCTGAAGCCGGAGTTCCGTCCCGCACCATTCGCCGGCCTGCTGGGCGCGCTGGAATCGGGCCGCGTCGACGTCGTGATCAACCAGATCACCATCACCCCCGACCGCAAGGACAAGTACGACTTCTCCGAGCCCTATACGATCTCGGGCATCCAGATCATCACGCTGAAGGCCAAGCCCGGCCCCAGCAACCCTGACGAATTGGCCGGCAAGAAGGTCGGCGTGGGCCTCGGCACCAACTACGAGCAGTGGCTCCGCGCCAATGTGCCGACAGCCGACGTGCGCACCTATGACGACGACCCGACCAAGTACCAGGACCTGAAGGCGGGTCGCATCGACGCCGTGCTGAACGATCGCCTGGTCGCCGCCGACTTCGTCAAGACCTCGCCCGAGTTCGTGGCCTCCGGCCCGCCCTTCGCGGCTCAGGGCGCGGGCGTGGCCATGAAGAAGGACGCGGCGCTCAAGGTCATCATCGACCAGGCGATCGACGCCCTGCGCGCCAGCGGCAAGCTTTCGGCGATGTCGCAGCAATGGTTCGGCATGGACGTCACCCGGTAG